The Coleofasciculus chthonoplastes PCC 7420 genome includes a region encoding these proteins:
- a CDS encoding PAS domain S-box protein, translating to MINTPVHLLLIDEDPDERALIIRQLQQEFSALHVAQPTNAKDLNQVLLDGHFDMAIADDELPWTTGIAVFKQVKRLQPACPFIMFTSQDSVELAVMAMKAGIDDYIIKSPSHYKKLVTAVRSALAPQLKSQSSRLEATPPITISQNLQLIATLQARVTQQTTIVRFSQYALRGIDIDSLMNCAVTLLAKTLDVDYAKVLELLPEGKALLLRAGVGWQVGLVGQATVDTETNSQAGYTLLSQEPIVVEDLRTESRFSAPPLLEDHGVVSGMSVIIPGLSLAKPGTLKHWDTMPNPDSQPFGILGIHSTDSRQFSQDDINFLQAIANILGAAIDRCQQAERLRILESAVNASSNGILISDPHQPDNPIIFVNSGFERLTGYSASELLGRNCRFLQGDDSNQAQLEEVRQAIATKKDCQITLRNYRKDGSVFWNDLYISPVRNSQGTLTHFLGVQTDVTAQKLALEKLRQQAQLLDLANDAIMVLDLQGKITYWNQGAQRLYGWSSQDAIGQNAHQLLHTIFPQALRDIKTQLWHQEYWPGELIQTTQDGTQITVASRWTLQRDHQGNPLAILEVNHNISAYKRTEKALRQSEQRFRLAVNHSPDMFVIYDAQRRFVFVNTTTLDRTGKSSTDYLGHRDEEIWSPEVTEWYLPTLKRVIETRTPQTVEATIRLPNTNPFTTVIKYVPMLNELGEIVQILGFTFDITQRKQLEIQLRQTIDRLQTLQTLDQAILAEQPPPAIAQVALTGLKSLLSCRHLSVVVFDWDSQQATLLATNGEMENLARTTISLEPFTSELAQFADHKIHQLKQSDIVRVLRPIVQALLSQNAASFSIIPLRSKPEIIGTLNLEFREKNDLDNEHKTIVQEVANQLAIAIAQSRLQQQLKRYTTELEERITERTQELQAINAELEAFSYTVSHDLRAPLRAMQGFANALVEDCGSQLDSIGLDYTQRITTAAQRLDKMIQDLLEYSRLGRLDFPLKPISLDSIMSEVLFQLQELIKNTNTQIKVAEKGVIPLPEVLGHRATLMQVVSNLIANAIKFVPETVQPQIQVWAEERKDVNGSTWIRLWIEDNGIGIESEYQEKIFLVFERLHGREHYPGSGIGLALVRKGMERLGGRSGVESSLHQGSRFWIEAQKVETCHDISIME from the coding sequence GTGATTAACACTCCTGTGCATCTGCTCCTCATTGATGAGGACCCAGATGAACGAGCCTTAATCATTCGTCAATTGCAGCAAGAGTTTTCCGCACTGCATGTCGCCCAGCCGACCAATGCTAAAGACCTAAATCAGGTACTCTTAGACGGTCATTTCGATATGGCGATCGCGGACGATGAACTTCCTTGGACAACTGGTATAGCGGTCTTTAAGCAGGTTAAACGTCTGCAACCCGCTTGTCCATTTATTATGTTCACCAGTCAAGACAGTGTAGAACTCGCTGTAATGGCAATGAAAGCGGGTATAGATGACTACATTATTAAATCGCCGTCCCATTATAAAAAATTGGTGACAGCCGTTCGTTCTGCATTAGCGCCTCAGCTAAAGTCTCAATCTTCTCGGCTAGAAGCGACTCCACCCATCACCATTTCCCAGAACCTACAACTGATCGCTACACTCCAAGCTAGGGTCACTCAGCAAACAACAATTGTGCGGTTTAGTCAATATGCCTTAAGGGGGATTGACATTGATTCGTTAATGAATTGTGCGGTGACTCTTTTGGCAAAAACTCTCGACGTAGACTATGCCAAAGTCCTGGAATTACTTCCTGAGGGCAAAGCCTTATTGTTGCGGGCGGGTGTAGGTTGGCAGGTTGGCTTAGTCGGTCAAGCTACTGTCGATACCGAAACCAATTCTCAAGCCGGCTATACGCTCCTGTCTCAAGAACCAATCGTGGTCGAAGATTTGCGAACAGAATCGCGATTTTCGGCTCCGCCTCTATTAGAGGATCATGGGGTTGTCAGTGGGATGAGTGTGATTATTCCTGGACTCTCGTTGGCGAAGCCTGGGACTCTTAAACATTGGGATACTATGCCCAACCCCGATAGTCAACCCTTTGGTATTTTGGGCATTCATAGTACAGATTCCCGCCAGTTTAGCCAAGATGACATTAACTTTTTGCAAGCGATCGCCAATATTCTCGGTGCAGCAATTGACCGTTGTCAACAAGCGGAACGATTGCGAATATTGGAGAGTGCGGTTAATGCCAGTAGCAATGGGATTTTAATTAGTGATCCCCATCAACCGGATAACCCAATTATTTTTGTCAATTCTGGGTTTGAACGACTCACCGGTTACAGCGCCTCAGAATTACTCGGTCGTAACTGTCGCTTTTTGCAGGGAGATGACTCCAATCAAGCCCAACTTGAGGAAGTACGACAGGCGATTGCAACAAAAAAAGACTGTCAAATAACATTGCGGAACTATCGTAAAGATGGTTCTGTATTTTGGAACGATCTCTATATTTCACCCGTGCGAAATTCCCAGGGAACATTGACTCACTTTCTGGGAGTACAGACGGATGTTACAGCCCAGAAATTAGCCCTAGAAAAGCTCCGCCAACAAGCCCAACTGCTTGACTTAGCCAATGATGCGATTATGGTGCTGGATTTGCAGGGCAAAATTACCTATTGGAATCAGGGGGCGCAACGTTTGTATGGCTGGAGTAGTCAGGATGCTATTGGGCAAAATGCTCACCAATTGCTGCACACGATTTTCCCCCAGGCATTAAGGGATATTAAGACTCAATTATGGCATCAAGAATATTGGCCCGGTGAGTTAATTCAAACTACACAGGACGGGACTCAAATTACCGTAGCGAGTCGTTGGACATTACAGCGAGATCATCAAGGTAACCCATTAGCCATCTTAGAAGTTAATCATAATATTAGCGCCTACAAACGCACCGAGAAAGCCCTGCGTCAGAGTGAACAACGATTCCGGTTAGCGGTCAATCATAGTCCGGATATGTTCGTGATCTATGATGCTCAACGACGGTTTGTTTTTGTGAATACGACAACCCTTGATCGCACAGGCAAATCATCAACGGATTATCTGGGACACAGGGATGAAGAAATCTGGTCGCCGGAGGTTACTGAATGGTATTTACCGACACTCAAGCGGGTGATAGAAACCCGCACTCCCCAGACGGTAGAAGCCACAATTCGGTTACCGAATACTAACCCCTTTACCACCGTAATTAAGTATGTGCCGATGTTGAACGAGCTAGGAGAAATTGTGCAAATCCTCGGCTTTACGTTTGACATTACTCAGCGCAAGCAGCTTGAAATTCAATTACGACAAACGATTGACCGCCTGCAAACCTTACAAACCCTTGACCAAGCCATTCTCGCCGAACAACCGCCGCCTGCGATCGCGCAAGTGGCGTTAACAGGCTTAAAATCCCTGCTATCGTGTCGTCATCTGAGTGTCGTGGTGTTTGATTGGGACTCACAGCAAGCCACCCTGCTCGCCACTAATGGTGAGATGGAAAACCTAGCTAGAACAACGATTAGTCTCGAACCGTTTACCTCAGAGTTGGCTCAATTTGCTGACCATAAAATCCATCAACTCAAACAATCAGACATTGTTAGGGTATTACGACCCATTGTCCAAGCTTTACTCTCACAGAACGCGGCATCATTCTCTATTATTCCGCTTAGAAGTAAGCCGGAAATAATCGGAACACTCAACCTAGAGTTCAGGGAGAAAAATGACCTGGATAATGAACATAAGACCATTGTCCAAGAGGTAGCAAATCAACTCGCGATCGCGATTGCTCAATCCCGATTACAACAGCAGCTTAAACGCTACACCACCGAACTCGAAGAACGGATCACTGAACGAACTCAGGAATTGCAAGCCATCAATGCGGAACTCGAAGCATTTTCCTACACCGTTTCCCACGATCTCAGAGCGCCATTACGGGCAATGCAAGGGTTTGCTAATGCCTTAGTTGAAGACTGCGGTTCCCAATTAGATTCAATCGGTTTAGACTATACTCAACGGATTACCACGGCTGCCCAGCGTTTGGATAAAATGATCCAAGATTTACTAGAATATAGTCGCTTAGGGCGTCTAGACTTTCCCCTAAAACCAATTAGTTTAGACTCCATTATGTCAGAAGTCCTCTTCCAACTCCAGGAACTGATTAAAAACACAAATACCCAAATTAAGGTAGCCGAGAAAGGGGTCATACCTCTACCAGAGGTTTTGGGTCATCGTGCTACACTTATGCAAGTTGTATCAAATTTGATCGCTAATGCGATCAAGTTTGTCCCAGAAACAGTACAGCCTCAGATACAGGTGTGGGCAGAAGAACGAAAAGACGTTAATGGTAGTACATGGATACGACTCTGGATCGAGGATAATGGAATTGGCATTGAATCGGAATATCAAGAAAAGATTTTTCTGGTATTTGAACGCTTACATGGTCGTGAACACTATCCCGGTAGTGGTATTGGTTTAGCCCTTGTCCGCAAAGGTAT